A window of the Pseudomonas furukawaii genome harbors these coding sequences:
- a CDS encoding MoaD/ThiS family protein — translation MIRVQYFARYREALGIDGEQLNWDSAFAKLDDLRRHLLARGGVWDVLAEQNLMCARNQELCSLDEALVDGDEVAFFPTVTGG, via the coding sequence ATGATTCGCGTGCAGTATTTCGCCCGTTACCGTGAAGCGCTCGGCATCGACGGCGAGCAACTCAACTGGGACTCGGCCTTCGCGAAGCTGGATGACCTGCGTCGGCACCTGCTGGCCCGTGGCGGCGTCTGGGACGTGCTGGCGGAGCAGAACCTGATGTGCGCCCGCAACCAGGAGCTGTGCAGCCTGGACGAGGCCCTGGTCGACGGTGACGAGGTCGCCTTCTTCCCCACCGTGACAGGAGGCTGA
- a CDS encoding amino acid ABC transporter permease, giving the protein MTTHVFKPDQPPPRTTVGAVGWLRSNLFSNWFNTLLTLLAIYLVWLIVPPLLQWAFFQADWTGTTRADCTSEGACWVFIKVRFAQFMYGFYPEALRWRVDLAVWVAIIGAAPLFVPRFQFKVKYGLAFLVIYPLVAYWLLHGGFLGLETVSTSRWGGLMLTLVIAAVGIVGALPLGIMLALGRRSNMPAIKVICVTFIEFWRGVPLITVLFMSSVMLPLFLPEGLSFDKLLRALIGVILFQSAYIAEVVRGGLQAIPKGQYEAAGAMGLGYWRMMGLVILPQALKLVIPGIVNTFIALFKDTSLVIIIGLFDLLNSIKQATTDPAWLGMATEGYVFAALVFWIFCFGMSRYSMSLERKLDTGHKR; this is encoded by the coding sequence ATGACGACACATGTATTCAAGCCCGACCAGCCGCCACCCCGGACCACCGTGGGCGCCGTCGGCTGGCTGCGCAGCAACCTCTTCTCCAATTGGTTCAACACCCTGCTGACCCTGCTCGCCATCTACCTGGTGTGGCTGATCGTGCCGCCGCTGCTGCAGTGGGCCTTCTTCCAGGCCGACTGGACCGGCACCACCCGCGCCGACTGCACCAGCGAGGGCGCCTGCTGGGTCTTCATCAAGGTGCGCTTCGCCCAGTTCATGTACGGCTTCTACCCGGAAGCCCTGCGCTGGCGCGTGGACCTGGCCGTCTGGGTGGCGATCATCGGTGCCGCACCGCTGTTCGTCCCCCGGTTCCAGTTCAAGGTGAAGTACGGCCTGGCCTTCCTGGTGATCTACCCGCTGGTGGCCTACTGGCTGCTGCATGGTGGATTCCTGGGGCTGGAAACCGTCTCCACCAGCCGCTGGGGCGGCCTGATGCTGACCCTGGTGATCGCCGCCGTGGGCATCGTCGGCGCGCTGCCGCTGGGCATCATGCTGGCCCTGGGACGACGCTCCAATATGCCGGCGATCAAGGTCATCTGCGTGACCTTCATCGAATTCTGGCGGGGCGTGCCGCTGATCACCGTGCTCTTCATGTCCTCGGTGATGCTGCCGCTGTTCCTGCCGGAAGGCCTGTCCTTCGACAAGCTGCTGCGGGCCCTGATCGGCGTGATCCTCTTCCAGTCGGCCTACATCGCCGAAGTGGTGCGGGGCGGCCTGCAGGCCATCCCCAAGGGGCAGTACGAGGCGGCCGGGGCCATGGGCCTGGGCTACTGGCGGATGATGGGCCTGGTGATACTGCCGCAAGCCCTGAAACTGGTGATCCCCGGCATCGTCAACACCTTCATCGCGCTGTTCAAGGACACCAGCCTGGTGATCATCATCGGCCTGTTCGACCTGCTCAACAGCATCAAGCAAGCCACCACCGACCCGGCCTGGCTGGGGATGGCCACCGAAGGCTACGTCTTCGCCGCCCTGGTGTTCTGGATCTTCTGTTTCGGCATGTCCCGCTACTCCATGAGCCTGGAGCGCAAGCTGGACACCGGCCACAAGCGTTAG
- a CDS encoding LysR family transcriptional regulator codes for MDDRRPHLNRRALNERLDWNLLRTFLVIGQERSISRAAARLHLTQPAISQALKRLEEQLGTPLIARRGPRFDITEAGEEALRIAEEINANVSRLGIAMDEHPEQVLGKVRLLCISRIESAAYDEFLSAFHKRHPRVELEVEVMRSADIISALQQQTASLGLSLCRVPVAKLERIRVMRQRYAFFCGRHHQLFGRDDLTLDDLKGEHFVSFSSDQIGGSLSPLTIFRDQQGFAGRIVASSPSLEEIRRLVHCGFGVGCLPEHIVRDDLAAGRLWRLPPAEGIADVDIHLLWNREQKHSVAERTFLDELRQHLERVPLEQRLSAG; via the coding sequence ATGGATGACAGACGCCCCCACCTCAACCGCCGCGCCCTCAACGAGCGGCTGGACTGGAACCTGCTGCGTACCTTCCTGGTGATCGGCCAGGAGCGCAGCATCAGCCGTGCCGCCGCGCGCCTGCACCTGACCCAGCCGGCCATCAGCCAGGCGTTGAAGCGTCTGGAGGAACAACTGGGTACCCCCCTGATCGCCCGACGCGGCCCGCGTTTCGACATCACCGAAGCGGGCGAGGAAGCCCTGCGCATCGCCGAGGAGATCAACGCCAACGTCTCGCGCCTGGGCATCGCCATGGACGAGCACCCGGAACAGGTGCTGGGCAAGGTGCGGCTGCTGTGCATCAGCCGTATCGAATCCGCCGCCTACGACGAGTTCCTCAGCGCCTTCCACAAGCGCCATCCCAGGGTGGAACTGGAGGTGGAGGTGATGCGCAGCGCCGACATCATCAGCGCCCTGCAGCAGCAGACCGCCAGCCTCGGCCTGTCGCTGTGCCGCGTACCAGTGGCGAAGCTGGAGCGCATCCGCGTCATGCGCCAGCGCTACGCCTTCTTCTGCGGCCGCCACCACCAGCTGTTCGGCCGCGACGACCTGACCCTGGACGACCTCAAGGGCGAGCATTTCGTCAGTTTCAGCAGCGACCAGATCGGTGGCAGCCTCTCGCCCCTGACCATCTTCCGCGACCAGCAGGGCTTCGCCGGGCGCATCGTCGCCAGCTCCCCCAGCCTGGAAGAGATCCGTCGCCTGGTGCATTGCGGCTTCGGCGTCGGCTGCCTGCCGGAGCACATCGTCCGCGACGACCTGGCGGCCGGCCGGCTCTGGCGCCTGCCGCCGGCCGAGGGCATCGCGGACGTCGACATCCACCTGTTGTGGAATCGCGAGCAGAAGCACTCCGTCGCCGAGCGCACCTTCCTCGACGAACTGCGCCAGCACCTGGAACGGGTGCCCCTCGAACAACGCCTATCGGCGGGATAG
- the moaE gene encoding molybdopterin synthase catalytic subunit MoaE: protein MAIRVQESAFDPGRELNALHAANVGIGAVVGFVGYVRDFNDGQDVAGMYLEHYPGMTEKALEKIALEAGERWPLLNVEILHRIGRLEPGEPIVFVGTASAHRQAAFDACNFIMDFLKTRAPFWKKEDTPEGPRWVEGRCSDKAAAERWK, encoded by the coding sequence ATGGCCATTCGCGTGCAGGAATCCGCCTTCGATCCGGGCCGGGAGCTCAATGCCCTGCACGCCGCCAACGTGGGGATTGGTGCGGTGGTGGGGTTTGTCGGCTACGTGCGGGATTTCAATGATGGCCAGGACGTGGCGGGCATGTACCTCGAGCACTATCCCGGCATGACCGAGAAGGCCCTGGAGAAGATCGCCCTTGAGGCCGGCGAGCGCTGGCCGTTGCTCAACGTGGAGATCCTCCACCGCATCGGCCGGCTGGAGCCGGGCGAGCCCATCGTCTTCGTCGGCACCGCCAGCGCCCATCGCCAGGCGGCATTCGACGCCTGCAACTTCATCATGGACTTCCTCAAGACCCGCGCTCCCTTCTGGAAGAAGGAAGACACCCCCGAGGGCCCCCGCTGGGTGGAAGGGCGCTGCAGCGACAAGGCGGCCGCCGAACGCTGGAAATGA
- a CDS encoding ABC transporter substrate-binding protein, with translation MKKFVLLGSLALGLIASSAFAADNALRIGIEAAYPPFAFKTPDGQIAGFDYDIGNALCEEMKVKCQWIEQEFDGLIPSLKVRKVDAVLSSMTITEERRKSVDFTGKYYYSPARLVMKKGSAVDPEFKSLVGKTVGTQRSTTTDRFATEVLEPKGVKVVRYSTQNEIYLDVLSGRLDAVLADVFPLNEGFLKTDNGKDYEFVGPVLNDPKYFGEGAGIAVRKGDDALREQFDGAIKALRQNGKYQAIQAKYFDFDIYGD, from the coding sequence ATGAAGAAGTTCGTCCTCCTGGGCAGCCTTGCCCTCGGCCTCATCGCCTCCAGCGCCTTCGCCGCCGACAATGCCCTGCGCATCGGCATCGAAGCCGCCTATCCGCCCTTCGCCTTCAAGACCCCGGACGGCCAGATCGCCGGTTTCGACTACGACATCGGCAATGCCCTGTGCGAGGAAATGAAGGTCAAGTGCCAGTGGATCGAGCAGGAGTTCGACGGGCTGATTCCCTCCCTCAAGGTGAGGAAGGTGGATGCGGTGCTGTCGTCCATGACCATCACCGAGGAGCGTCGCAAGTCGGTGGATTTCACCGGCAAGTACTACTACAGCCCGGCGCGCCTGGTGATGAAGAAGGGCAGTGCGGTGGATCCGGAGTTCAAGAGCCTGGTGGGCAAGACCGTCGGTACCCAGCGCTCCACCACCACCGATCGCTTCGCCACCGAGGTGCTGGAGCCCAAGGGGGTGAAGGTGGTGCGCTACAGCACCCAGAACGAGATCTACCTGGACGTGCTGTCCGGCCGCCTGGATGCCGTGCTGGCGGATGTCTTCCCCCTGAACGAAGGCTTCCTGAAGACCGATAACGGCAAGGACTACGAGTTTGTCGGGCCGGTGCTGAACGATCCCAAGTATTTCGGCGAGGGCGCCGGGATCGCCGTGCGCAAGGGTGATGACGCGCTCCGTGAGCAGTTCGATGGGGCGATCAAGGCCCTGCGGCAGAATGGCAAGTACCAGGCGATCCAGGCCAAGTACTTCGATTTCGATATCTACGGCGACTGA
- a CDS encoding PhoH family protein, protein MDDHGRSRPTAPTLYALDTNVLIHDPNALLNFQEHHVAIPMTVLEELDKLKTGKQGVAAECRQAIRNIDKILSGATPEEVEHGVPIQREKSGPCGFLSILMSKRAAPITWLPEDLNDNKIINQLVELKSRRPGMSVVLVTKDINMRLKARACGIDSEDYHTDQLVDDVSLLSRGYHDMTGSFWDRVSKVETRQDHGRTWHRVQLTDNLPAVHVNEYIVDEQGFVGWIKGIRNDELLILDLHQEPLLHQEAWGLRPRDVYQALALYALLDPDIHLVNLTGAAGSGKTILALAAAIEQTMVSKRYRRIIATRSVQGLDQEIGFLPGTEAEKMEPWLGAITDNLEALHMDDENTHGSVDYILSKVPLQFKSLNYIRGRSFQQSLIIIDECQNLTPHQMKTIITRAGTGSKVICLGNLAQIDTPYLSAPSSGLTYLTERFKDFPHGVHITLQGVPRSVLAEYAEAHM, encoded by the coding sequence ATGGATGACCACGGACGCTCCCGCCCTACCGCTCCAACCTTGTATGCGCTCGACACCAATGTCCTGATTCACGATCCCAACGCCCTGTTGAATTTCCAGGAACACCACGTGGCCATTCCCATGACCGTGCTGGAGGAACTGGACAAGCTCAAGACCGGCAAGCAGGGGGTCGCCGCTGAATGCCGGCAGGCCATTCGCAACATCGACAAGATCCTCAGCGGTGCCACCCCTGAGGAAGTGGAGCACGGAGTCCCCATCCAGCGAGAGAAGAGCGGCCCCTGCGGCTTTCTCTCGATCCTCATGAGCAAGCGCGCAGCCCCTATCACCTGGCTGCCGGAAGACCTCAACGACAACAAGATCATCAACCAGTTGGTGGAGCTGAAGAGTCGTCGCCCGGGCATGTCCGTGGTGCTGGTGACCAAGGACATCAACATGCGCCTGAAGGCGCGTGCCTGCGGGATCGACTCGGAGGACTACCACACCGACCAGTTGGTGGACGACGTCTCCCTGCTGTCCCGGGGCTACCACGACATGACGGGCTCCTTCTGGGACCGCGTGAGCAAGGTGGAAACCCGCCAGGATCATGGTCGGACCTGGCACCGGGTGCAGCTTACCGACAACCTGCCGGCGGTCCATGTCAACGAGTACATCGTCGATGAACAGGGCTTCGTCGGCTGGATCAAGGGCATCCGCAACGACGAACTGCTGATCCTCGACCTGCACCAGGAGCCGTTGCTGCACCAGGAAGCCTGGGGCCTGCGTCCCCGTGACGTGTACCAGGCGCTGGCGCTCTACGCGCTGCTGGACCCGGATATCCACCTGGTCAACCTCACCGGCGCGGCGGGCTCGGGCAAGACCATCCTGGCGCTTGCCGCCGCCATCGAGCAGACCATGGTGAGCAAGCGCTACCGGCGCATCATCGCCACCCGCAGCGTACAGGGGCTCGACCAGGAGATCGGCTTCCTGCCGGGTACCGAGGCCGAGAAGATGGAGCCCTGGCTGGGGGCGATCACCGACAACCTCGAAGCCCTGCACATGGACGACGAGAACACCCATGGCAGCGTGGACTACATCCTCAGCAAGGTGCCGCTGCAGTTCAAATCCCTCAACTACATCCGTGGCCGCAGCTTCCAGCAGAGCCTGATCATCATCGACGAGTGCCAGAACCTGACGCCGCACCAGATGAAAACCATCATCACCCGTGCCGGCACCGGCTCCAAGGTGATCTGTCTGGGCAACCTGGCGCAGATCGACACCCCTTACCTGTCGGCCCCCAGCTCGGGCCTCACCTACCTCACCGAACGCTTCAAGGACTTCCCCCACGGCGTGCACATCACCCTCCAGGGTGTGCCGCGCTCCGTGCTGGCCGAGTACGCCGAAGCCCACATGTGA
- the moaC gene encoding cyclic pyranopterin monophosphate synthase MoaC encodes MLTHLDSEGRANMVDVTEKAVTAREATAEARVRMHPETLAMIQSGGHPKGDVFAVARIAGIQAAKKTSDLIPLCHPLMLTSVKVELDAEGDDCVRIVARCKLAGQTGVEMEALTAASVAALTIYDMCKAVDRGMTIEQVRLLEKLGGKSGHYKAGE; translated from the coding sequence GTGCTAACCCATCTCGATTCCGAAGGTCGCGCCAACATGGTCGACGTCACCGAAAAAGCGGTGACGGCCCGTGAGGCGACGGCCGAAGCCCGTGTGCGCATGCATCCGGAAACCCTCGCCATGATCCAGTCCGGCGGCCACCCCAAGGGAGACGTATTCGCCGTGGCGCGCATCGCCGGCATCCAGGCGGCGAAGAAGACCTCCGACCTGATTCCCCTGTGTCACCCCCTGATGCTCACCAGCGTCAAGGTGGAGCTGGATGCCGAGGGCGATGACTGCGTGCGCATCGTCGCCCGTTGCAAGCTGGCGGGGCAGACCGGGGTGGAAATGGAAGCCCTGACCGCCGCCAGCGTCGCGGCGCTGACGATCTACGACATGTGCAAGGCGGTGGATCGCGGCATGACCATCGAACAGGTGCGCCTGCTGGAGAAGCTGGGCGGCAAGAGCGGCCACTACAAGGCCGGGGAGTGA
- a CDS encoding amino acid ABC transporter permease: protein MQKPATAPRAPKGSVLTDPKARAWLFQIIAVIAVVAMGWYLFQNTQHNLEQRGILSGFDFLEQSAGFGISQHLIDYNESHSYARVFVIGLLNTLLVSGIGIFFATLLGFLLGVARLSPNWLIRKLATVYIEVFRNIPPLLQIFFWYFAVMLPMPGPRQSLALGEHFFLNNRGLYMPAPTMAEGFWPFLVAVALALLGIIAIARWAKAKREATGQRFPVLLSALALLVVIPGLASLAFGSPFTWSMPALQGFNFRGGWVVIPELIALTLALTVYTAAFIAENVRSGIQSVSHGQTEAARSLGLPGGKTLRLVIIPQAMRVIIPPLTSQYLNLTKNSSLAAGIGYPDMVSLFAGTVLNQTGQAIEVIAITMSVYLAISISISMLMNWYNKRIALIER, encoded by the coding sequence ATGCAAAAACCCGCTACCGCCCCGCGTGCCCCGAAAGGCTCGGTCCTGACCGACCCCAAGGCGCGCGCGTGGCTATTCCAGATCATCGCCGTCATCGCGGTCGTCGCAATGGGCTGGTACCTGTTCCAGAACACCCAGCACAACCTCGAACAACGCGGCATCCTTTCCGGCTTCGATTTCCTCGAGCAGAGCGCCGGCTTCGGCATCTCCCAACACCTGATCGACTACAACGAGAGCCACAGCTACGCCCGGGTCTTCGTCATCGGCCTGCTCAACACCCTGCTGGTGTCGGGCATCGGCATCTTCTTCGCCACCCTGCTCGGCTTCCTGCTGGGCGTGGCGCGCCTGTCGCCGAACTGGCTGATCCGCAAGCTCGCCACCGTCTACATCGAAGTCTTCCGCAACATCCCACCGCTGCTGCAGATTTTCTTCTGGTACTTCGCGGTGATGCTGCCCATGCCGGGGCCGCGCCAGAGCCTGGCCCTCGGCGAGCACTTCTTCCTCAACAACCGCGGCCTGTACATGCCGGCCCCCACCATGGCCGAAGGCTTCTGGCCCTTCCTCGTCGCCGTGGCGCTGGCATTGCTCGGCATCATCGCCATCGCCCGCTGGGCCAAGGCCAAGCGTGAAGCCACGGGCCAGCGCTTCCCGGTGCTGCTCAGCGCCCTGGCGCTGCTGGTGGTGATCCCGGGGCTGGCGTCCCTGGCGTTCGGCTCGCCCTTCACCTGGAGCATGCCGGCGCTGCAGGGCTTCAACTTCCGCGGCGGCTGGGTGGTGATCCCGGAACTGATCGCCCTGACCCTGGCGCTGACCGTGTACACCGCCGCCTTCATCGCCGAGAACGTGCGCTCCGGTATCCAGTCGGTGAGCCACGGCCAGACCGAAGCGGCGCGCTCCCTCGGCCTGCCCGGCGGCAAGACCCTGCGCCTGGTGATCATTCCGCAGGCCATGCGCGTCATCATCCCGCCGCTCACCAGCCAGTACCTGAACCTGACCAAGAACTCGTCGCTCGCGGCCGGCATCGGCTACCCGGACATGGTCTCGCTGTTCGCCGGCACCGTGCTGAATCAGACCGGACAGGCCATCGAGGTGATCGCCATCACCATGAGCGTCTACCTGGCCATCAGCATCAGCATTTCGATGTTGATGAACTGGTACAACAAGCGCATCGCGCTGATCGAGCGGTGA
- the yaaA gene encoding peroxide stress protein YaaA translates to MLLVISPAKTLDYDTPPATARHTQPQFLDHAQELIQQLRELSPAQIAELMHLSDKLAGLNAARFGSWHPDFTPDNAKQALLAFKGDVYTGLNAEDFSEDDFDFAQQHLRMLSGLYGLLRPLDLMQPYRLEMGTRLANARGKDLYAFWGDRISGWLNEALAAQGDDILLNLASNEYFSSVKRKALNARIIDTEFKDLKNGQYKIISFYAKKARGLMARYVIKERLRDPEGLKDFNDQGYRYSAEHSGPDSLVFLRDEPRD, encoded by the coding sequence ATGCTGCTGGTGATTTCCCCCGCCAAGACCCTGGACTACGACACCCCGCCGGCGACCGCGCGCCATACCCAGCCGCAGTTCCTCGACCATGCCCAGGAGCTGATCCAGCAACTGCGCGAGCTGAGCCCCGCGCAGATCGCCGAGCTGATGCACCTGTCCGACAAGCTGGCCGGCCTCAACGCCGCCCGCTTCGGCAGCTGGCACCCGGACTTCACCCCCGACAACGCCAAGCAGGCCCTGCTGGCCTTCAAGGGCGACGTCTACACCGGCCTGAACGCCGAGGACTTCAGCGAGGATGACTTCGACTTCGCCCAGCAGCACCTGCGCATGCTCTCCGGCCTCTATGGCCTGCTCCGGCCGCTGGACCTGATGCAACCCTACCGCCTGGAAATGGGCACCCGGCTCGCCAACGCGCGCGGCAAGGACCTCTACGCCTTCTGGGGCGATCGCATCAGCGGCTGGCTCAACGAGGCCCTGGCGGCCCAGGGCGACGACATCCTGCTCAACCTGGCCTCCAACGAGTACTTCAGTTCGGTGAAGCGCAAGGCCCTCAATGCGCGGATCATCGACACCGAGTTCAAGGACCTGAAGAACGGCCAGTACAAGATCATCAGTTTCTACGCCAAGAAAGCCCGGGGGCTCATGGCCCGCTACGTGATCAAGGAGCGCCTGCGCGACCCGGAAGGCCTGAAGGACTTCAACGACCAGGGCTATCGCTATTCGGCGGAACACTCCGGTCCCGACAGCCTGGTGTTCCTGCGCGACGAACCCCGGGACTGA
- a CDS encoding amino acid ABC transporter substrate-binding protein, translating to MKMVKSTLAVLTAATVLGVSGFAQAGATLDAVKKKGYVQCGISDGLPGFSYADGKGNYKGIDVDVCRAVAAAVFGDASKVKYSPLTAKERFTALQSGEVDVLSRNTTWTSSRDAAMGLNFAGVTYYDGQGFLVNKKLGVSSAKELDGATVCIQAGTTTELNLSDYFRANNLKYTPITYDTSDESAKSLESGRCDVLTSDQSQLYAQRIKLAAPDEYVVLPEVISKEPLGPSVRQGDEEWFDIVRWSLFAMVNAEELGITSKNVEEMAKTTKNPDIARLLGTEGEFGKDLKLPKDWAVQIVKQVGNYGEIFEANVGAGSELKIERGLNALWNKGGLQYAPPVR from the coding sequence ATGAAGATGGTGAAATCCACCCTGGCCGTGCTGACCGCGGCAACCGTTCTCGGTGTCAGCGGTTTCGCTCAGGCGGGCGCCACCCTGGACGCGGTGAAGAAGAAGGGCTACGTGCAGTGCGGCATCAGTGACGGCCTCCCGGGCTTCTCCTACGCCGATGGCAAGGGCAACTACAAGGGCATCGACGTGGACGTGTGCCGCGCCGTCGCCGCCGCCGTGTTCGGCGACGCCAGCAAGGTCAAGTACAGCCCGCTGACCGCCAAGGAACGCTTCACCGCCCTGCAGTCCGGCGAAGTGGATGTGCTGTCCCGCAACACCACCTGGACCAGTTCCCGCGATGCCGCCATGGGCCTGAATTTCGCCGGCGTGACCTACTACGACGGCCAGGGCTTCCTGGTGAACAAGAAGCTCGGCGTTTCCAGCGCCAAGGAACTCGATGGCGCCACCGTCTGCATCCAGGCCGGCACCACCACCGAGCTGAACCTGTCCGACTACTTCCGCGCCAACAACCTGAAGTACACCCCCATCACCTACGACACCTCCGACGAGAGCGCCAAGTCCCTCGAGTCCGGTCGTTGCGACGTGCTGACCTCCGACCAGTCCCAGCTCTATGCCCAGCGCATCAAGCTGGCCGCACCGGACGAGTACGTGGTGCTGCCGGAAGTGATCTCCAAGGAACCCCTGGGCCCGTCCGTGCGCCAGGGTGACGAGGAGTGGTTCGACATCGTGCGCTGGTCGCTGTTCGCGATGGTCAACGCCGAGGAACTGGGCATCACCTCGAAGAACGTCGAGGAGATGGCCAAGACCACCAAGAACCCGGACATCGCCCGCCTGCTGGGCACCGAAGGCGAGTTCGGCAAGGACCTGAAGCTGCCGAAGGACTGGGCGGTGCAGATCGTCAAGCAGGTCGGCAACTACGGCGAGATCTTCGAAGCCAACGTCGGTGCCGGCAGCGAGCTGAAGATCGAACGTGGTCTCAACGCCCTGTGGAACAAGGGCGGTCTGCAGTACGCACCGCCGGTGCGCTGA
- a CDS encoding amino acid ABC transporter ATP-binding protein — protein sequence MTEASKKTAGEPIIRLQGVNKWYGQFHVLKDINLDVQQGERIVLCGPSGSGKSTTIRCINRLEEHQAGRIIVDGTELTNDLKHIEAIRSEVGMVFQHFNLFPHLTVLQNCTLAPMWVRKMPKRQAEEIAMHYLERVRIPEQANKYPGQLSGGQQQRVAIARALCMKPKIMLFDEPTSALDPEMVKEVLDTMVGLAQDGMTMLCVTHEMGFARTVADRVIFMDKGEIVEQNEPHAFFDNPQNERTKLFLGQILH from the coding sequence ATGACTGAAGCAAGCAAGAAAACCGCCGGCGAACCCATCATCCGCCTGCAGGGCGTGAACAAGTGGTACGGCCAGTTCCACGTGCTCAAGGACATCAACCTGGACGTGCAGCAGGGCGAACGCATCGTCCTCTGCGGCCCGTCCGGTTCCGGCAAGTCCACCACCATCCGCTGCATCAACCGCCTGGAGGAACACCAGGCCGGCCGGATCATCGTCGATGGCACCGAACTGACCAACGACCTCAAGCACATCGAGGCGATCCGCAGCGAAGTGGGCATGGTGTTCCAGCACTTCAACCTGTTCCCGCACCTCACGGTGCTGCAGAACTGCACCCTGGCCCCGATGTGGGTGCGCAAGATGCCCAAGCGCCAGGCCGAGGAAATCGCCATGCACTACCTGGAGCGCGTGCGCATCCCGGAACAGGCGAACAAATACCCCGGCCAGCTCTCCGGCGGCCAGCAGCAGCGCGTGGCCATCGCCCGCGCCCTGTGCATGAAGCCGAAGATCATGCTGTTCGACGAGCCCACCTCCGCGCTGGACCCGGAAATGGTCAAGGAAGTCCTCGACACCATGGTCGGGCTGGCCCAGGACGGCATGACCATGCTCTGCGTGACCCACGAGATGGGCTTCGCCCGCACCGTGGCGGACCGGGTGATCTTCATGGACAAGGGCGAGATCGTGGAACAGAACGAGCCCCACGCCTTCTTCGACAACCCGCAGAACGAGCGGACCAAGCTGTTCCTGGGACAGATCCTGCACTGA
- a CDS encoding Zn-dependent hydrolase yields the protein MLKINGPRLWASLMAMAEVGATARGGSRRLALSEEDAAGRELFGQWCREAGMSLSRDAVGNLFARRAGRDDALAPVMMGSHLDTQPEGGRFDGVYGVLAGLEVVRTLNDLGIETEKPLEIAVWTNEEGARFTPAMLGSAAFTGAMSLEAALASRDAEGISVAEALAACGQAGERPPGVPLDAYFEAHIEQGPVLEDNGKVIGVVTGGQAICWLDIQVEGQAAHAGTTPMPLRRDALFGAAEMIQGLERLAARFAPAGLVTVGQLEIAKSSRNTIPGDMRFTLDLRNPDDAVLARMEREARALIAAVAEGRGLAARVEPHWLSPATPFDADCVAAVRAAAQALGYSHQDIVSGAGHDAIHLARFCPTAMVFIPCVGGLSHNEAEDALPSDVAQGADVLLNAVLARAGRADGVC from the coding sequence ATGTTGAAAATCAACGGCCCCCGCTTGTGGGCCAGCCTGATGGCCATGGCCGAAGTCGGCGCCACGGCCCGCGGAGGCAGCCGTCGCCTCGCCCTTTCCGAGGAGGATGCCGCCGGCCGCGAGCTGTTCGGGCAATGGTGCCGCGAGGCGGGCATGAGCCTGTCCAGGGACGCGGTGGGGAATCTGTTCGCCCGCCGTGCCGGGCGGGACGATGCCTTGGCCCCGGTGATGATGGGCAGCCACCTGGATACCCAGCCCGAGGGCGGCCGCTTCGACGGCGTCTATGGCGTGCTGGCCGGGCTGGAGGTGGTGAGGACCCTGAACGACCTGGGCATCGAGACCGAGAAGCCCCTGGAGATCGCCGTCTGGACCAACGAGGAGGGTGCCCGCTTCACCCCGGCGATGCTGGGGTCGGCGGCTTTCACCGGCGCCATGTCCCTGGAGGCCGCGCTGGCCTCGCGGGACGCCGAGGGCATCAGCGTGGCCGAGGCCCTGGCCGCTTGCGGACAGGCCGGTGAGCGCCCGCCGGGCGTGCCGCTGGACGCTTACTTCGAGGCCCATATCGAACAGGGGCCGGTGCTGGAGGACAACGGCAAGGTGATTGGCGTGGTCACCGGCGGGCAGGCGATCTGTTGGCTGGATATCCAGGTGGAAGGGCAGGCCGCCCATGCCGGCACCACGCCCATGCCGTTGCGCCGCGACGCGCTGTTCGGCGCCGCCGAGATGATCCAGGGGCTGGAGCGCCTGGCGGCGCGATTCGCCCCCGCCGGTCTGGTCACGGTCGGGCAGCTGGAGATCGCCAAGTCCTCGCGCAACACCATCCCCGGCGACATGAGGTTCACCCTCGACCTGCGCAATCCGGATGACGCCGTGCTGGCGCGGATGGAGCGCGAGGCCCGTGCGCTGATCGCCGCCGTCGCCGAGGGGCGGGGACTGGCCGCACGGGTCGAGCCCCACTGGTTGAGCCCGGCGACACCCTTCGACGCCGACTGCGTGGCGGCGGTACGCGCTGCCGCCCAGGCCCTGGGATACAGCCATCAGGACATCGTCAGCGGTGCGGGCCACGACGCCATCCACCTGGCGCGTTTCTGTCCCACGGCCATGGTGTTCATTCCCTGCGTGGGCGGCCTCAGTCACAACGAGGCGGAAGACGCCCTGCCCAGTGATGTGGCCCAGGGGGCGGACGTGCTGTTGAACGCGGTGCTGGCGAGGGCCGGACGCGCAGATGGCGTCTGTTGA